DNA sequence from the Glycine soja cultivar W05 chromosome 18, ASM419377v2, whole genome shotgun sequence genome:
aatataatttttgtttataaaatgataaaaaataaagaaaaaataggttgtacctaaataaatatattaggtCAATTTGCACATTGAGGATATgtccttatcttttttttttttttcaatttcgtttttccttctccttcttccaaaatcattttttttcctgcatACATCCAAACCTATCTCAGTAAGATAATGATCTCAGActctttaaccgttggatcgtcatgaaatttgaacacTGTTCGAAATGttgtgattttcaaaataatgtttGTACTGAGGGGAATATCCCTCGTATGTAGCTCTTTGTTTTCCCCGCATACACCCAAAGCTATCCTAGTAAAACTACGTTCCCGGACTCATTAATTATTggattgtcatgaaatttggacaccAGGTTCGAAATGCATTTCCGCACATCTCCACCATTAGGATTTGCAAAGTTATATTAAGACTACACATGtaagtccgcttagaggtaagagatgagtttatcatgattggggttagaataaacatgtgtatgaatccttagaggatcaaattgaggtttattttgagatgtttattgtattataattctttttgtatgattatgtgaaattgtttgaggggttttactccccatgttgtgggaaacatttttgtatgatttgtttgtgttttggataAGATTTACTAGTTTATtgtgataaattgttatattgagatcgTGAAATTGAGATTTAAATtgtgtataagtgataaattaaatatgtgatgaattgtgagataatatattgctttgagattataacattgttAGTGCAaatttgaacatgtgttaatttttgagatacacgtaaacatgtgatggtggattgtgacattatgagatgttaaattgtgaacatgaaatttggttgtgaataagtgtatggttaacacttgatgtgacaatacttgtgttgtgagttgtgaattatacaataacctgactgatgtttaccttgagaagagTGTTTATGTGCAAagtgttaaagggaaagtgTATGATTCCTAGTTAGAAACCTagagtgttaaattgtagcacaatgtgttaaacatgtttgaaacacgagtgtgagattatgggtattgtataattcatgagcagtgtctgcatgcaaaactTGTTATAGGGGTTGGAACttaatcaggaaggtgaggtcCTAACGGATTCTTTGGAGTCTAGACATTTGGGGTAAAGACACtcgatttgagtgctcctttaagcctatgttgatctcattcccatatggttggagcattctcgtaaaacagagtgaccctgattggtcaccttatgattttatttgatgaGAGTGACCTGATATACttattgtgtggtgtgtcttgttatgtactcctaagcgtccGGTGTGATTTTTCCCTAACAaggtatcacattgcatataggcttgagtcttagtataatttttgCATAACGCCtgtgaattatttattatgaaattgatgagtgttgtTACGTCTTGactcgagtgtgtgattcatgtataACGTGATTAGTGATttctataatgaattttaaatgataaagtggtgaagtaatgtagattgtattaagttgagctatgttataaatacttctataatttattttaattatgtctttgtttatctgtattttatttagaaatatgATAACTTACTCTCTATGTATTGTTTGTGTTtagatcttgtgatgatctcgaaccttgtattcatgggagcagatgactaggtgtaTGACTTTAAAGAAACTCGTGTTAAAGGACGCTGAGACACAATGATCTGATAGCATGTGATATTGAGGcatacttttttatttcaattgtatgatgttattttactttattttattctactgTTTAACAAGATTTCTCTTATAAACTttgacgaccttgttttgagccgaatatgtttttaataagttttatttggtaatagtgaagCGAATGTGACCCTTTCCCACATGATTGAATTTGTGTAcatgattttgataaaattggtaTAATTAAATTctgtatttttatatgtttttcttatttatatgtatgtcggggtagagggtgtcacactccAACCTTCTACCCTTTCTTGTGTGGCTAGGGTCTCTTCTTTGAAACAAGCTATTTATAGGGCCTTTGATGTTCCTATGCAGTAGCCCTTTTCTCGGCCCATCACTTTTGGTTCATGGCTGTGGGGAGATGTTGAGATGATTGTCTTAAATGTGGATGAGAGTGTTACCATTGATGTCAGAAAAGCTGGGTATGGAGGCCTTTGCACGAACCATAGTGGTGACTTTTTGGTTGGTATACCGGATAAGTATTTGGACAAGACAAGAAGGCGGACACCTAATGTGACATACCCTATGAAGTTGGGTACCCTTTCGGCCATATGCCTTCTTATTCTATATAACATGTCTCAGTCTTTTGCATATACAAGTGGTGAGTATCATTTGACCAtaattatcatcaataaacCCGTTTAAGGATAATTATTTGGTCAGAAGCATCGAAACAAAATTAAGAGGCGTATTACCTAATTGGTAATCGAAACATGCTAACCCATAAACCCATGGCCCAATAAGATAAGTATATAAAGGGTAGAGCCTCAGGTACATAAAACTGTTTTTTACTTGAATATTCACTTGACATCCTCGATAGCTATGAGTCGAACCTTCACTTAAGTGTCGAAGTGTCTTTTGCAGGTATCCCTTCGTTTTTTCGAACTCGTACACACCGGAAACAAGTTAGCATCAGAGAGATCCTTTGGCACAACAGGAGATCCTTCTGCAGACGACGAGTAAGTGTGGAGTTCATCAGTGACAGGAACAATTGGGTTTTATGGTTATGCTGGGGATACTATTATCATGCACTCTGAGATCATGGCAGTCTTTTCTGACTCTAAGCATGTTGATGACTTGATTAGAGATGGGTGCCCTCAGCAACATCTTTATGCTAATGAGCTTCACACTATCCATAGGGATTGGAATTTGGATTATTCAGTTCGACCGCAACCTCAGGGAGGATAATACCTGTGCAGATGTGCTTGCGAAGACAGGGCCTCGCTTAAGGATTTGCTTCATCTCGACTCTCTGGGAATGTCTATCCAGATTGtaatttctttgtttctttttcagcatttttccaccaaaaaaaaatatcacaatcatatttatatattttttctgttttttttctctctctctctcagaaTAACACATGGAGTGTCTGAAGATATTTATCGGGTACAAAAAACATTTATTGGAAGATCGCAACTTAGAAGGAACATTACTATGACAGGTTTCTTGACACATTATTATTCAAAAGGCCTTCATCATGATGGATTTCTTGCTTGTTGCCTCCTAGGAAGAATTAGGAtgtgaatcaaatcaaatatatataaatagattGGTGCACTCTTGGTTCTCATGGAGAAGACTTTACTATTTAATCATTGAATTGAATACATAAATATTCATTGACTGTGATTTTCTGtatcaaagaaattttaaaagacGTTTTTAAACTACCCCGAACTTACAGTTTTCGTGTACGAGTTTGACAATAACTTAAAATATCTTACATGaccaaaaatgatttttggtGGCAATACAACTTGTGTACCAACAATATGTTTCGGATTTGTGAAGCATGCTGCATGCCAGTAATGTACCAATAATGAGATTTTTGACAGAATGGATAGAGACAATTACTAGTGGGCTGTTTCTTGCTGCACCCATAATTTCTAGCTGCACCATTTTTGGCTTCTAGATTGGCCAGTccaaaggttaaaaaaaattatccagaGGTGCAAAAAGCAATATTTGAGTGCAGGAAGCAACAGACTTACTAGTGTCGCCCATAGGCATCTACTAGCCAAGTTTGGACTTATTATTCCTAAATATAAGACtcttttaactaaattatatcttttaagttggttaatttagttagtaTCATTAAATTTGTCATTAGAATTTACAGAAACTTAAGCCCGTGGTGAATCATTTGAGTATTTGATGGCATAAGTTACactattttcctttttcaagcAATCTAAGGGGCAAGTTTGACAAGAAAtaagtgcattttaattttatcaacagGAGGGTGTGAAAGTGAGAGAAAGAAAGGAGATGCTTTTACTGTGTCCCTAGGACAAGGTGATGCTACACATTGAATTGAGGTATTTGATGAAGCTTCCTTGGTGTCACTGCAGCAAGCAGTGTCACTGTGTAGTATTCGACCTTAGCTCAGCAGCTGAAATCATATACAGCAGGGAAAaagaagagaatgagagacattCAAGTTCAACTGCTAAACTAGTGTGACCAAGGATGAACACAAACTTTTGATCAACTCATTTACAAGTTGTGAATAGAGAGTGTTGTAAAAGCTTAGCTAAGAAGAAGAACAATATCTATGAAACAGAATATCTCCTACTCCTACCAGTTTTCCCCTCCGAACCCCGAGACTTCCTACCTGATTTCTGGCGCTTTCCCCCGCCTTGACTGCTAAAAATTGCAATTCTCCCTATTCCCTTAGAAAGTGAGGTTAAGAATGTTCTTCCATTTCCTGCCTTGTCAATGATGCCTTGTTTCATGAACATCTGCTCCTTCTCCAACTCACTCAGCCTCACCCTCATTCTTGAAATCTCCAGCTTCAGTTCCCGGTTCTCTCTTCGCAGAGAAGCATAGTTGTCCCTAGGGGACATGGCTGCACTTGGAACACCACTGCTTATTCTCTGCGACAGCAGCCCGTCTCCGGAACTGCCCGACAACGCGTTCTTCAAACGCAGCTGCTCGAAGTACAAGACTTGCACCACCATTTGCAGTGGAAGTCTGTCATTCTGGGCTGCATGGTTGCATGCTTCTTCAGACAGCTTCTGGCAGTCTATCAACTTGCATAGCTTCTTGCATTCTTGTTCTGTTAGTGCTGGATGTGCCTGAACATTGAGTGAAAAGAAATGCTATTATCAacatgaagaaggaaaatgaatagaataaataatatatgcacttacagtataaatgtttttttagagTCATATAATCATGAATCATCTTTTAAGTtaagtttattgacttttatatagattaaatgtcatataaaaaatgatttgtgaTTAGTTGATAGTGTAAAAACTTTTACATTGATGTCTATTAAACTCAAATGAATAACAAACATAACAAACTGGTTAGTTTTGTGAGGGTAAGTGTTACATGATTGAGAATATGAGGTTTAACTAGGAAGTGCCCAACCATTAGAATTTTGGAATCATAGATATTTCTTCCCTATAGTTCAAGCAAAGTTACCTTCAAATAAATGTCCACAGCTCTATAAAGGCCATCATCGATAACACGAGCATAATCAGGAAGTATCTCAATCAAAGCAATGAATTTCTGTAGACTTAAGTAGGGATCAGGAGCAATTTCTGCTAAATAAGCATCAATAAGCTGTCCCACTTTTAGCAGAGAACCATGGCCAGAAGAACAAAACCCATCAGATTCATACCCATAATCTTCGGTTTCTTCCTCTTCAACCCGTTGCAAGAAATTCACCAGTAGCCTGTGAACTGTATCAACATCAAATAAGGAGTCCCCACTCTGTAGAGATGGTATAAGCAGATCATCTAGTGAGACCATTTCCAACCGTAACGCGATCCTCCTTTCAAGCTCAAGCCTACAGGGGATAGTGGCACCCAACATGATAGCCATCTTTAACATGCCAAACAAAAATGTCAATGGAATGGAAGAGCTTTTGTCTGTTGGCATGAGACTTACTAGAGTTTCCACAATTATCCTCTGGTCCTTTTCTACACTAGTTGGACTTGAGTTTGTCCTTGATGGATTCCAAAATTGACACTTTCCAATGCCCTTTAATGATGATTGAGCATAATGCATCAGTGATGCAATAATGCTGTCCGATCTCACCCCCATTCTTCCCATGGCACAAATAACTCTTTGGAAGTAATCTATTCGCAAAACCGAGAGATCTTCAACCCAccatgcaacacaatcctcctTTAGCTCTTCAGATTTACCATCACAGTCTAATTTAGATAAACCAGAAACTAGTTGCTCCTTGCAAGCATTCATTGCAATGGCTTCCACGCATCCGTTTGATATTTCAATTTCATCCACTGTATCTGGAGGTAACATCTCACAGGTGGATAGCACTTCCACTGACTTCTGAAGACTTTGAAATACAATCTCATTCAGATAAATATCTGTTCTTGAGATGAGGTTTTGCTCCCTGTATTCTTCTGTCATTTCTAGGTACTCTGCTGCACATCGAAGCCGCGCAACATCAAATGTTGTAATCTCAAAATTCATTCCATAACAGAACTTCATGGCAAGTTCAAATGTCTGGTGACCCCCTGGAAAGTTGATGAGCTCCAAGCTTGAAACATTGGAACCCTTGGCTTCAGCCACCATCTTCCGGATCTTCCCACTTAGAGTCACCAAGGGAAACTTCATGAACAAGCACAAactaataaattagttttaatatagATTTTGAATTAAGATACTGTTTCTGTAAAGACATTAACTGAATAGTATTGACTTGACTGGTGCAGCTATTTTGTACTCAAAAGAAGCCAAATAGAAGTCATCTACTTTTTTCTTTGGTATCATAAAGTAGGCATAAGACTTTTGGCAAATAGTGGTTGATTTTAGTTGCTTGTTAGCATATAATGGATTCATAGCAGCTGTTAAAAGAGACACCCAAATTAAAGCCATGACAACTAAAGTTTAGCGGATAAAAACTTACAACTCAATGACAAATAGAACACAACCGCATCTTCAAAGATTTTACCTTATGCAGAAGAAAAGACTCGCCATCAACGACAATTGTAATGTCACCAGCAACATCAGCAAATATCCTGCAATCAAGAAAACAATATGACAACTGTCACAAATCCTATTAAGGAAGCATGAATTCTGAAATCCACAGCATCCTCTGACTCTTGCCACCCCTAACcc
Encoded proteins:
- the LOC114394618 gene encoding BTB/POZ domain-containing protein At3g08570-like isoform X2, with product MVSETSLSSSKRSPATPKFCNSFTTRIFADVAGDITIVVDGESFLLHKFPLVTLSGKIRKMVAEAKGSNVSSLELINFPGGHQTFELAMKFCYGMNFEITTFDVARLRCAAEYLEMTEEYREQNLISRTDIYLNEIVFQSLQKSVEVLSTCEMLPPDTVDEIEISNGCVEAIAMNACKEQLVSGLSKLDCDGKSEELKEDCVAWWVEDLSVLRIDYFQRVICAMGRMGVRSDSIIASLMHYAQSSLKGIGKCQFWNPSRTNSSPTSVEKDQRIIVETLVSLMPTDKSSSIPLTFLFGMLKMAIMLGATIPCRLELERRIALRLEMVSLDDLLIPSLQSGDSLFDVDTVHRLLVNFLQRVEEEETEDYGYESDGFCSSGHGSLLKVGQLIDAYLAEIAPDPYLSLQKFIALIEILPDYARVIDDGLYRAVDIYLKAHPALTEQECKKLCKLIDCQKLSEEACNHAAQNDRLPLQMVVQVLYFEQLRLKNALSGSSGDGLLSQRISSGVPSAAMSPRDNYASLRRENRELKLEISRMRVRLSELEKEQMFMKQGIIDKAGNGRTFLTSLSKGIGRIAIFSSQGGGKRQKSAAELRSNTTQ
- the LOC114394618 gene encoding BTB/POZ domain-containing protein At3g08570-like isoform X1, which codes for MVSETSLSSSKRSPATPKFCNSFTTRIFADVAGDITIVVDGESFLLHKFPLVTLSGKIRKMVAEAKGSNVSSLELINFPGGHQTFELAMKFCYGMNFEITTFDVARLRCAAEYLEMTEEYREQNLISRTDIYLNEIVFQSLQKSVEVLSTCEMLPPDTVDEIEISNGCVEAIAMNACKEQLVSGLSKLDCDGKSEELKEDCVAWWVEDLSVLRIDYFQRVICAMGRMGVRSDSIIASLMHYAQSSLKGIGKCQFWNPSRTNSSPTSVEKDQRIIVETLVSLMPTDKSSSIPLTFLFGMLKMAIMLGATIPCRLELERRIALRLEMVSLDDLLIPSLQSGDSLFDVDTVHRLLVNFLQRVEEEETEDYGYESDGFCSSGHGSLLKVGQLIDAYLAEIAPDPYLSLQKFIALIEILPDYARVIDDGLYRAVDIYLKAHPALTEQECKKLCKLIDCQKLSEEACNHAAQNDRLPLQMVVQVLYFEQLRLKNALSGSSGDGLLSQRISSGVPSAAMSPRDNYASLRRENRELKLEISRMRVRLSELEKEQMFMKQGIIDKAGNGRTFLTSLSKGIGRIAIFSSQGGGKRQKSGRKSRGSEGKTGRSRRYSVS